The following coding sequences lie in one Panicum virgatum strain AP13 chromosome 6N, P.virgatum_v5, whole genome shotgun sequence genomic window:
- the LOC120677932 gene encoding LRR receptor-like serine/threonine-protein kinase RGI2: MLHRQPRNYMVGAAALTRGLPYCPSRRASQVIRPTASSHGRAEIAATGEGSDAATRLVISSSFTLAIQVQTSIRSINMLCLERLSPSLLSLKQLEHLDLSSNFLAKPSSRMSLFLGNMDNLRYLNLSGIPFTGTVPPQLGNLSKLQYLDLGKSYEMYSTDITWLTNLPVLQYLDMSGVNLSAVHDWPQNLNMIPSLRVIILSSCSLDSTNQSILYFNLTKLESLDLSWNIFNHKIGSSWFWKAKGLKYLNLHGSSLFGHLDNALENMTSLQFLDLSYNYNNNLAWTGNLTRNCSFEMVGNLKNLCSLEILDLTSNYISGDITVFMERFPQCTWEKLQGLHLGYNNFSGTLTNFIGNFINLRRLELNSNNLNGRIPPSLGNCTRLTIIDISGNKMAGPLPQQVQYLTSLSTLHVNSNNLSGSLPTGIGALAKLTYLDISNNHFSD; this comes from the exons ATGCTTCACAGGCAGCCCAGAAACTACATGGTGGGAGCTGCAGCCCTGACGAGAGGGCTGCCTTACTGTCCTTCAAGAAGGGCATCACAGGTGATCCGGCCAACCGCCTCGTCTCATGGAAGGGCAGAGATTGCTGCCACTGGAGAGGGGTCAGATGCAGCAACAAGACTGGTCATATCATCAAGCTTCACCTTGGCAATCCAAGTACAGACATCTATAAGAAGCATCAATATGCTTTGTTTGGAGAGATTAAGTCCCTCTTTGCTTTCTCTAAAACAGTTGGAACATTTGGATCTTAGCTCCAACTTCCTAGCAAAACCCTCTAGCCGTATGTCTCTGTTCTTGGGCAATATGGATAATCTAAGATATCTCAACCTCTCTGGCATACCTTTCACTGGAACAGTGCCTCCACAATTAGGTAACCTGTCTAAATTGCAGTATCTAGATCTTGGCAAAAGTTATGAGATGTACTCAACGGATATCACCTGGTTAACAAATCTGCCTGTGCTACAATACCTTGACATGAGTGGTGTAAATCTCTCGGCCGTACATGATTGGCCACAAAATCTGAATATGATTCCATCTCTAAGAGTAATTATCCTCTCTTCCTGTTCACTTGATAGCACAAACCAATCAATTTTGTACTTCAATCTGACAAAACTTGAGAGTCTTGACCTTTCTTGGAATATCTTCAACCATAAAATTGGGTCTAGTTGGTTTTGGAAAGCAAAAGGCCTAAAGTACCTCAATCTTCACGGAAGCAGTTTGTTTGGGCATCTCGACAATGCACTGGAAAACATGACATCCCTTCAATTCCTCGATTTGTCCTACAACTATAACAATAACCTGGCATGGACAGGGAACCTTACCAGAAATTGCAGTTTTGAAATGGTCGGAAATCTGAAAAATCTTTGCAGTTTGGAAATCCTGGACCTCACCAGTAATTATATTAGTGGAGACATTACAGTATTTATGGAGAGGTTTCCGCAATGCACATGGGAGAAACTGCAGGGGCTGCACCTCGGTTACAATAATTTCAGTGGAACCTTGACAAATTTCATAGGAAACTTCATCAACTTAAGAAGACTTGAGCTCAACAGCAACAACCTTAATGGAAGAATCCCACCTTCACTTGGGAACTGTACACGTCTTACTATCATTGACATCTCCGGAAACAAAATGGCTGGACCTTTACCACAACAGGTTCAGTATCTTACTAGCCTAAGTACCCTCCATGTCAACAGCAATAATCTTAGTGGAAGCCTACCCACAGGAATTGGTGCGCTTGCAAAGTTGACTTATTTGGATATTAGCAACAACCATTTCAGTG ACTAG